tGTTTGTTTGCTTGTTTCACAAGATAAATGATTGATCAAGAAAGCTCAggaaattaggatttttattagCTCCAAAAGAGATTCAAACTTTCTCATATTATCAAGTGATTCCCCTCATTCATATTCAAGCTCAAGAATGCTTCTAATCAAGATcatcaactttcaaattcatctggtacaccaattagggtttttgatctAATTTTTTGGatgagttgacttttggtcaaagcatgaTCTTTTGACTCAAAACATAATTCAAGAACCTCTAGTGTTTCATTATAGACCACTCATATCATTCACTTGGCTAGAGGAACTTTATAGTTGATTTAACTTAGAATTCATATTTAAAAACATGAAATTGGGCGAGTTTATAAATGAAAATTACATTTTGACAACTtcaaacaagaaaataaatgaagaaaaaaaatgttttctttaaatggtcaaaattttgtgaaaatattacaaacattttttgaaataaaataaggtGATATGATTGAGTGTCACTTTAGAGACAAATGGTAagaatttgtttataaattcaAACCACCATTCTTATTACTGTGTTATTATTCCCACATATACTTTTCTTCAACTCACATCAATGCCCTATCACAATAGTGACTATAATGTTCTCTAGGTTTCTTAAAGTGGATACTATTGCCACCTTACAGCCCCCAAAAGTTCCCTACTTCTTCAAGTCTCTATCTTCTTTCATGAaagtgaaaagtaaaaacaaaaaacaaattattcaagTGGTCATTAATCTTCCAACAATGCCAGCATGAAAGGCTCTCTTTTGTTTTGGCCtacaaaatcttcaaaaggaagcTTTCATGACAAAATGGTGAAACACTCATTAATTAGATAAATATATGTTTTAGACAATGATTTACACTAATAGAGTGGAATGCTTAAAACTCAATTAGTATTGTCTCCGACAAAAATCTTTTGATTATGTTCTAATATAGTGATTATCCTATTTAAGTCAAACTCTAAATAGTATAGAAATCAATCTTCTAAACATTTATATAACAGCAATTATGTTCATGACTCAAGTTTCTTAGTGGCTAAATGACAAGATTAACCATATATGTACATATATGTAGCTTTCAAATCTTATCCTATTAGGTAGAGGTTCCCTATCATAATTACTTTTGGAGTCTACCTAGGTTAGCCACTATCAACATGTATCTTATTTAATTATGTTTTGACATTGATAATaacatttataattattatatacagTTTAATCTTGACAAATTTTAAATCTTATGAGATAATTTTTCTTGCACGTCTTTAAAGACGAcgattttgattattattattttttttttataattattattattattattattattttgaatgcataatcaaaatgtcaacaaaataaaaaaccattagataaataaaacaaataattggACTGTTCAAAGTGATTTTCATAACATCTAATAAACTATAGTTGATGACATAATCCATTTCATCCTCATCACAAAAACATTTAAATTGATGGGAGAAAATTACACGCGAAATAAACACAGCCACAAATACAAATATATCAGACACGATCCTGACATTGATACAATAATACAatatacaatataagaaaatgaaATGCTTGAATTTGACTACATGCGTCGGTGTCGTGTTACGCTTTCAATCTGAAATGTCGGTATTCAGAACTGCACAAAATCAATTGTGCTACAACGTTTGAATTGATGGGAACAAAGTACACTTACCATAAAGATTCAACAAGTTTTTCAGTTAAACTATTAGAGTACATATAATGTTTTGAAGACCAACAATTCCATAAATTTCCCAAAAAGACCCAACTCGGTCTTCGAGTGCGGAGGCGCGATGGGAGCAACAATGGACACGGACACGGACGATCAGAACCACCAAAAAAGACCTTAAAACCACTCAAAGACCAAACAACTCAATGTTAAAGAGTCGGGAGAAACAACCGACAAATGAACAGAATCGCCAAGAGACTTTAACACCATTTAACTACACCTTACTCCCAAAAAAATGGAAGCGTAAGCGAGTTTTCATTTTCCATCAAACCGTTATTAGGTCCCATTTGCAGCATCCCATTACATTGAAGGTTTGTAGTGTCTGCATCTAGAACAAATACATGACCATTATTAGGCTTATCTTTAACCTTTCCCGAGCACAAGTACTCGTTCGTGGCATCAAAACGCATCGTTCCCGATGAAGACTGTGTTGGACTGTCGTTGATGCTGGACTGCATCAAACTCAACTCGGAACTTTGTGATTGAAGTGTTGACAGAAGATAGAGAGCACAACCCGAGTCAAAAGATCCAGGTTTGCTTTCAGAAGAAGGCTTCCTACCGCCTTTTCCACCTGCGGATGAACCATCGGCACCGCGGATAGGCTGACTGATAGGAATCCCCAGCGCTGCTTCGTTGACATCGCCGGCTTTAGGGACAGTTTCTTGCCATAGAGGATGTCCTTTATCCTGTTTATGTTTGTCGATTCGATACAAAAGTCGGTGATTGTCGTAACCTGGCTCAGCTTCGGTTGGCCAAATGTTTCTCATAATAGGATTCACATATGCCTGAGGGTTACCAAAGTGCAGGATTCTAGGACCTAAGGCAAGTCAATATAAAATTTCATATTAAGCGTACTGAAAACAAAAAGTAATGACAAAAAGAAACATAGATTTTACGATAATCATTAGCTCTGACACCGACATCGACACGACACTGACACTTGTGATTATgttcaatttattcatttttacaaACTATTACCGATTTCAACATGTCAGTGTCAATATCGTGTATGTTGTCCGTGTCTGTATCAGTGTTTCAAAGATTGTTATGTATCTGCATTTTCCTGATTCTTCCTAATAATATAGGCAAGGGTTATTGTTTCATATTAATGCATTAATCATTACTATATTCTACTTATTTCGGTCTATCATATCGATTTTCACATTCATAAAATCGAGAACTAGTTAAACATTAACAGAAAAAAAGTCATCTATCTTAGAATCATGAGATGCCACAAACACAAACCTTTGTAATTGTACATGAATTTCTCAGCCGCCATGAAAAGAGAAGGCGGTTGAGGCTTCCTCCTCCGCCTATTATGTCCATCAAGACGTTTCCTGCAACTCCTCTTAACCTCATCAAACTCCGCAAGCGAATGAAACCTACATCAAAATGACACATCCATAACGCATCAGAAGAACAATAATTGTAAATTGATCATCAAAATTGTAAGTATCGGTAATTTTCAAGCATCCGCAACCGAGCAAAATTGT
The genomic region above belongs to Vicia villosa cultivar HV-30 ecotype Madison, WI unplaced genomic scaffold, Vvil1.0 ctg.001102F_1_1, whole genome shotgun sequence and contains:
- the LOC131633259 gene encoding teosinte glume architecture 1-like — protein: MDWDWKEFAWDPSGLEEMKNEGDSMDLRLGEASDSLEKSVRVRDSTGRKDDDLRGVSSFAGSKRSRVQNGLLNLICSVDGCNADLSDCREYHKRHRVCEKHSKTPVVLVGGKQQRFCQQCSRFHSLAEFDEVKRSCRKRLDGHNRRRRKPQPPSLFMAAEKFMYNYKGPRILHFGNPQAYVNPIMRNIWPTEAEPGYDNHRLLYRIDKHKQDKGHPLWQETVPKAGDVNEAALGIPISQPIRGADGSSAGGKGGRKPSSESKPGSFDSGCALYLLSTLQSQSSELSLMQSSINDSPTQSSSGTMRFDATNEYLCSGKVKDKPNNGHVFVLDADTTNLQCNGMLQMGPNNGLMENENSLTLPFFWE